From a region of the Chitinophaga caseinilytica genome:
- a CDS encoding DNA topoisomerase IV subunit B, protein MAENKELFNTYTEDSIRSLDWREHIRLRPGMYIGKLGDGSSQDDGIYILIKEVVDNSIDEHMMGFGKQIDIKVTEHAVTVRDYGRGVPLGKVVDVVSKINTGAKYDSKAFQKSVGLNGVGTKAVNALSSYFKISSMRDGRVKVAEFERGVLTKEHKEAETKEGNGTLVTFTPDDTVFKNYHYIPDFLENQIWNYCFLNAGLTINFNGQKYLSKNGLLDLLQRKTTADDLRYPIIHLKGEDIEVAITHENQYGEEYYSFVNGQHTTQGGTHLAAFREAFVKTLRDFYKKDYDATDIRASICAAIAVRVQEPVFESQTKTKLGSLTVSEGGQSMKAFVLEFLSKQLDDYLHKNPAVAESLKKRIEQSERERKELAGIKKLANERAKKANLHNRKLRDCRFHLNEEATGKHKDEQETKQRETTIFITEGDSASGSITKSRNVETQAVFSLRGKPLNCYGLSKKIVYENEEFNLLQHALNIEEGLDGLRYNNIVIATDADVDGMHIRLLMLTFFLQFFPDLVKNGHIYILETPLFRVRNKQQTIYCYSEEEKQKAVRKLGNKPEITRFKGLGEISPEEFGQFIGDDMRKSPIIPSQEMPVAKMLEYYMGKNTQHRQDFIISNLRLEKDLVEETAEA, encoded by the coding sequence ATGGCAGAAAACAAAGAGTTGTTCAACACCTATACGGAGGATTCCATCCGCTCGCTCGATTGGCGCGAGCACATCCGCCTCCGTCCGGGTATGTATATCGGCAAACTGGGAGACGGCAGCAGTCAGGACGATGGCATCTACATCCTGATCAAGGAGGTGGTAGACAATAGCATCGACGAGCATATGATGGGCTTCGGCAAGCAGATAGACATCAAGGTGACGGAACACGCCGTGACGGTGCGCGACTATGGCCGGGGCGTGCCCCTGGGCAAGGTGGTGGACGTAGTGAGCAAGATCAACACCGGCGCGAAGTACGATAGCAAAGCATTCCAGAAATCAGTGGGGCTGAACGGCGTGGGTACAAAGGCGGTCAACGCCCTGTCCAGCTACTTCAAAATCTCCTCCATGCGCGACGGCCGCGTGAAAGTGGCCGAATTCGAGCGGGGCGTGCTTACCAAGGAACATAAGGAAGCCGAAACCAAAGAAGGCAACGGCACGCTCGTGACCTTTACGCCGGACGATACCGTTTTCAAAAACTATCACTACATCCCCGACTTCCTGGAGAACCAGATATGGAACTACTGCTTCCTGAACGCGGGGCTCACCATCAACTTCAACGGCCAGAAATACCTGTCCAAAAACGGGCTGCTGGATTTGCTGCAACGCAAAACCACGGCCGACGATCTGCGCTATCCCATCATCCACCTGAAAGGGGAAGATATTGAAGTGGCCATCACCCACGAGAACCAATACGGCGAAGAATATTACTCTTTCGTGAACGGGCAGCACACCACCCAGGGCGGTACGCACCTGGCGGCGTTCCGCGAAGCGTTCGTGAAAACCCTGCGCGATTTCTATAAAAAGGATTACGACGCAACCGACATCCGGGCGTCTATCTGCGCGGCCATCGCCGTGCGCGTGCAGGAGCCCGTGTTCGAAAGCCAGACCAAAACCAAGCTCGGATCGCTGACGGTCTCCGAAGGTGGACAGTCGATGAAAGCCTTCGTGCTGGAATTCCTCAGCAAACAGCTCGACGATTACCTGCACAAGAACCCCGCCGTCGCCGAATCCCTCAAGAAACGCATCGAGCAAAGCGAGCGGGAGCGGAAAGAACTGGCCGGCATCAAGAAACTCGCCAACGAGCGCGCCAAAAAAGCGAACCTCCATAACCGCAAACTGCGCGACTGCCGGTTCCATCTCAACGAAGAAGCCACCGGCAAACATAAAGACGAGCAGGAAACCAAACAGCGGGAAACCACCATCTTCATCACGGAGGGCGACTCCGCGAGCGGTTCCATCACCAAGTCCCGCAACGTGGAAACCCAGGCCGTATTCAGCCTCCGCGGTAAACCGCTGAACTGTTACGGGCTGTCGAAAAAGATCGTGTATGAGAACGAGGAGTTCAACCTCCTCCAGCACGCCCTCAATATTGAAGAAGGGCTCGACGGCCTGCGGTACAACAACATCGTCATCGCCACCGATGCCGACGTAGACGGTATGCACATCCGCCTGCTCATGCTCACGTTCTTCCTGCAGTTCTTCCCCGACCTGGTGAAGAACGGGCATATCTACATCCTGGAAACGCCCCTGTTCCGCGTCCGTAACAAGCAGCAAACCATTTACTGCTATAGCGAAGAAGAGAAACAGAAAGCGGTGAGGAAACTGGGCAACAAACCGGAGATCACCCGATTTAAAGGTTTGGGCGAGATCAGCCCGGAAGAATTCGGGCAGTTCATCGGCGACGATATGCGCAAATCGCCCATCATCCCGTCGCAGGAAATGCCGGTCGCCAAAATGCTGGAATATTACATGGGCAAGAACACCCAGCACCGTCAGGATTTCATCATCAGCAATCTCCGGCTGGAGAAAGACCTGGTGGAAGAAACGGCGGAAGCGTAA
- a CDS encoding pitrilysin family protein: protein MKRIIYIILCVCGGTPLFAQTTKELQVDGIKVIFKKTEKSVATVNLCIRGGAANITEAQQGLEPLALRTALNGGTASVNKDALSAELEKLGTEFSAGAKNDFTFMTMTCLRDNWDRSWALFSDAVLHPAMDEGEFKLERDRMVSGAKQLEADPDQYLRILAAQQLFAGTDYAKRVNGVPETLEKLTLADAKDFYKKLLGKQRIYLVVVGNLDEKDIVSKVKSTLAALPSGEAPRKPTAAAIKPGVNVSDRQLATNYIIGFGNAPKYYSPDGPLFQFAMSILYDRYFVELRTKRSLSYAPAAGYNNAFIETPAAQLYITTVDPKQSLEVMTAIINDVKENGFKPKEIENKKKSYLTNYYMTNQSSGAQANVMSTCEASGNWRIFDEINTRIGQVKTEDVNRVFGNYLNEVQWTYLGNKDKVAESDFKQPAPAKLPASNVKKPKD, encoded by the coding sequence ATGAAACGAATTATCTATATCATCCTGTGCGTTTGCGGCGGTACGCCCCTGTTTGCCCAAACCACGAAAGAGTTGCAGGTAGACGGGATCAAAGTGATTTTCAAGAAGACGGAAAAATCCGTCGCCACCGTGAACCTCTGCATCCGCGGCGGTGCCGCCAATATCACGGAAGCGCAGCAGGGGCTGGAACCCCTGGCACTGCGGACCGCGCTGAACGGCGGTACGGCTTCCGTGAACAAAGACGCGCTGTCGGCCGAACTGGAAAAACTCGGGACGGAGTTTTCCGCCGGTGCTAAAAACGACTTCACCTTTATGACCATGACCTGCCTTCGCGACAATTGGGACCGCAGCTGGGCGCTGTTTTCCGACGCCGTGCTGCACCCCGCGATGGACGAAGGCGAGTTCAAGCTGGAGCGCGACCGCATGGTGTCTGGCGCCAAGCAACTGGAAGCCGATCCCGATCAATACCTCCGCATCCTGGCCGCCCAACAGCTTTTTGCGGGAACGGACTATGCGAAGCGCGTGAACGGCGTTCCGGAAACGTTGGAAAAACTCACCCTCGCCGACGCGAAGGATTTCTACAAAAAACTTCTGGGCAAGCAGCGGATTTATCTCGTAGTGGTCGGCAATCTGGATGAGAAAGACATTGTCTCGAAAGTGAAAAGTACCCTGGCGGCGCTCCCGTCCGGCGAAGCCCCGCGCAAGCCTACGGCTGCAGCCATCAAGCCCGGCGTGAATGTTTCCGACCGCCAGTTGGCCACCAATTACATCATTGGTTTCGGAAATGCGCCGAAGTATTACTCGCCCGACGGGCCACTTTTCCAGTTTGCCATGAGCATTCTGTACGATCGTTATTTCGTGGAGCTGCGGACGAAGCGAAGCCTGTCTTACGCCCCGGCCGCCGGCTACAACAACGCATTCATCGAAACGCCGGCCGCGCAGCTGTATATCACGACGGTAGACCCGAAGCAGTCGCTGGAAGTGATGACGGCTATCATCAACGACGTGAAGGAGAACGGTTTCAAGCCGAAGGAAATCGAGAACAAGAAGAAATCCTACCTCACGAATTACTACATGACCAACCAGAGCAGCGGCGCGCAGGCCAACGTGATGAGCACCTGCGAGGCTTCGGGCAACTGGCGCATCTTCGACGAGATCAATACCCGTATCGGGCAGGTGAAGACGGAAGATGTGAACCGCGTTTTCGGGAATTACCTCAACGAAGTACAATGGACGTACCTCGGTAATAAGGATAAAGTGGCGGAGTCGGACTTCAAACAACCGGCGCCGGCGAAACTGCCCGCTTCGAACGTGAAGAAGCCGAAAGATTAA
- a CDS encoding RagB/SusD family nutrient uptake outer membrane protein, with protein MKKYAMILAAAIAVAGCKDKLKEQPHALITPEFLKTAQGFQLTYDACYAGGRTVWGTMDFFFLTVPGTDEFISGKDGGSDLNRYASGYTPSTGTMNNLWRPVYQYINNCNGLISAAPNVKGIDADKKKRMVAEVKFLRANYYFQLVQQFGDLTVSTEFNTLPKTSADRHPVAAAYDLIVADLTEAINTLPAGPGVDGVLPGKAHKAAAMHVLSKVLLTRGYSKAAKPDDFTKAAEWATKLINDVAPQAGLSLQEDFGNVFKEGNEANSEVIWTVQHTANLPYNGPNNSSGHDNILNHLWVPKYEDLDGMQRDTKYGRPYIRVVPTRWLTDTVFRERTNDTRYRKTFQTMWISNNGAKLPKWPSPLPPGAPAGAVSGQPKFQVGDTAIWMPGYDVTDAQIKAAPYTLIPPRKYSTSMSPAMTKYYDTKRQDMNYPSIRSVIVYRLADTYLIAAEALLKAGRAGEALPYINAIRRRAAFPTGNAAAMEITLADLNLDFILDERSRELCGELTRWPDLVRTGKLLERIVLHNTDGQKNIQPRHVLRPIPQAQIDATTTGPKYPQNPGWEDL; from the coding sequence ATGAAAAAATATGCAATGATCCTCGCCGCGGCGATCGCTGTTGCGGGATGTAAAGATAAACTGAAGGAACAGCCGCATGCCCTCATCACGCCGGAGTTCCTGAAAACCGCGCAGGGCTTCCAGTTGACGTATGACGCCTGTTATGCGGGCGGCCGGACGGTTTGGGGGACGATGGACTTCTTCTTCCTGACCGTTCCGGGAACGGATGAATTCATTTCCGGGAAAGACGGCGGCAGCGACCTGAACCGCTACGCAAGCGGCTACACGCCATCCACCGGCACGATGAACAACCTGTGGCGGCCCGTCTATCAATATATCAACAACTGCAACGGGCTGATCAGCGCTGCTCCCAATGTGAAAGGGATAGATGCAGATAAGAAGAAACGGATGGTGGCGGAAGTGAAGTTCCTCCGGGCGAATTATTACTTCCAGCTGGTACAGCAGTTCGGCGACCTGACCGTGTCCACCGAATTCAATACCCTGCCCAAAACCAGTGCAGACCGGCATCCGGTGGCGGCGGCCTACGACCTGATCGTCGCCGACCTTACGGAAGCGATCAACACCCTGCCCGCAGGCCCGGGCGTAGACGGCGTTTTGCCCGGAAAGGCGCACAAGGCGGCGGCGATGCACGTGTTGTCGAAAGTATTGCTCACCCGTGGCTACAGCAAAGCCGCGAAGCCCGACGATTTCACGAAAGCGGCGGAATGGGCGACGAAGCTCATTAACGACGTGGCGCCCCAGGCGGGCCTATCGCTGCAGGAAGATTTCGGGAATGTATTCAAGGAGGGGAACGAGGCGAACAGCGAGGTGATCTGGACCGTCCAGCACACGGCGAACCTCCCGTACAACGGGCCCAACAACAGCAGCGGGCACGACAATATCCTGAACCACCTCTGGGTGCCGAAATATGAAGACCTCGACGGTATGCAGCGCGACACCAAGTACGGTAGGCCCTACATCCGCGTGGTGCCTACCCGCTGGCTGACGGATACCGTTTTCAGGGAAAGGACGAACGATACCCGCTACCGTAAAACCTTCCAGACCATGTGGATCAGCAACAACGGCGCGAAACTGCCCAAATGGCCCAGTCCGCTGCCCCCGGGAGCCCCTGCAGGTGCGGTTTCCGGCCAGCCGAAATTCCAGGTGGGCGACACCGCGATCTGGATGCCGGGGTACGATGTGACTGACGCGCAGATCAAGGCGGCGCCGTATACCCTTATTCCGCCGCGCAAATATTCCACTTCCATGAGCCCGGCGATGACGAAATATTACGACACCAAACGGCAGGATATGAACTATCCTTCCATCCGTTCCGTGATCGTGTACCGGCTCGCGGATACCTACCTCATTGCCGCGGAAGCGTTGCTGAAAGCCGGCAGGGCAGGAGAGGCGCTGCCGTATATCAACGCTATCCGCCGCAGGGCCGCCTTCCCGACGGGGAATGCCGCCGCCATGGAGATCACGCTGGCGGATCTGAATCTCGATTTCATCCTCGACGAGCGCTCCCGCGAACTGTGCGGCGAGCTTACGCGCTGGCCCGACCTCGTGCGCACGGGCAAGTTGCTGGAAAGGATCGTGCTGCACAATACCGACGGGCAAAAGAACATTCAGCCGAGGCACGTGCTGAGGCCGATACCGCAGGCGCAGATAGACGCCACTACTACCGGGCCGAAATATCCCCAGAATCCCGGCTGGGAAGATTTGTGA
- a CDS encoding pitrilysin family protein, whose product MKKSPLLFPLLVLAFSASAQKSPNKPANIFMSKLPNGLELLVLEDHSVPLVTIEMAVRNGSYTEDNEYNGLSHLYEHMFFKANKDIPSQEKYLERVQELGISFNGTTSQERVNYFFTLGSKDLDNGLRFMNSAIRYPLFLQEEMKKENPVVDGEFQRAESNPAWALFDKVNHKTWGAHYSRKNPIGDHDIILTATPEKMRIIKDKYYYPDNSILLIAGDVKHEDVFRRAREVFGDWKAAGFDPFQRWPIPEFETLKGKDSLHFVTISPNAKVPILLQVWHGPDTRNDIKATLVADVFSYILSQKNSRFQKNLIDSGYALNVGISYQTAKFVGPIQVFCVPNPAKFKESFKALAREIAQFDSDDYFTDEQLETSKIKLANSEKFNMEATTDYIHSLSFWWASATLDYYFDYIAELNKVTRKDIQDYVRKYIKNQPSVAGLLLSPDMQKEWNVTDLDALYR is encoded by the coding sequence ATGAAGAAATCACCCCTTTTATTTCCATTGCTGGTGCTGGCGTTCTCGGCATCCGCGCAAAAATCGCCCAACAAACCTGCCAACATTTTCATGTCCAAATTGCCGAACGGTTTGGAACTATTGGTGCTGGAAGATCATTCCGTGCCGCTGGTAACCATTGAAATGGCCGTCCGCAACGGATCTTACACGGAAGACAACGAGTATAACGGCTTGTCGCACCTCTACGAGCACATGTTCTTCAAAGCCAATAAAGACATTCCCTCGCAGGAGAAATACCTCGAGCGCGTGCAGGAGCTCGGCATTTCGTTTAACGGCACCACCAGCCAGGAGCGCGTCAATTACTTTTTTACCCTCGGCAGCAAGGACCTCGACAATGGTCTCCGGTTCATGAACAGCGCCATCCGCTACCCGCTGTTTTTGCAGGAGGAAATGAAGAAGGAAAACCCCGTGGTAGACGGTGAGTTCCAGCGCGCGGAATCCAATCCCGCCTGGGCGCTGTTCGACAAGGTGAACCACAAAACCTGGGGCGCGCATTACTCCCGGAAGAACCCCATCGGCGACCACGATATCATCCTGACCGCCACGCCGGAGAAAATGCGCATCATCAAAGACAAATATTATTATCCCGATAATTCCATCCTCCTGATCGCCGGCGATGTAAAGCATGAAGATGTTTTTCGTCGCGCCAGGGAAGTGTTCGGGGATTGGAAAGCCGCCGGCTTCGATCCGTTCCAACGCTGGCCCATCCCTGAATTCGAAACGCTGAAAGGCAAAGACAGCCTGCATTTCGTGACGATCAGCCCCAACGCAAAAGTGCCTATTTTGCTGCAGGTGTGGCACGGGCCGGATACGCGCAACGATATCAAAGCCACACTGGTGGCCGACGTGTTTTCCTACATCCTGTCGCAGAAAAACTCCCGGTTCCAGAAAAACCTGATCGACAGCGGGTACGCCCTGAACGTGGGGATCAGTTATCAGACAGCGAAATTCGTGGGGCCGATCCAGGTTTTCTGCGTGCCGAACCCGGCGAAATTCAAGGAATCGTTCAAGGCGCTGGCAAGGGAAATCGCGCAGTTCGACAGCGACGATTATTTTACGGACGAGCAACTGGAAACCTCGAAGATCAAGCTGGCCAATAGCGAGAAATTCAATATGGAAGCCACCACCGACTACATCCATTCCCTGAGTTTCTGGTGGGCCTCGGCTACGCTGGATTATTATTTCGATTACATCGCCGAACTGAACAAGGTGACGCGTAAAGACATCCAGGATTATGTCCGCAAGTACATCAAAAACCAGCCTTCCGTGGCGGGTTTGCTGCTGAGCCCGGATATGCAGAAAGAATGGAACGTAACCGACCTGGACGCTTTATACCGCTAA
- a CDS encoding DUF1835 domain-containing protein, which yields MILHIVFGQSSVANLKAAFELDPQLEGEILSYEDDLAVGPLFILDTPDGRVARRDWWNALQDITLPPPAEGEQVPVPEDPVRSLKARLREEEELVIWIWAGQNPTDVCGYYWLISQLDRFSGRIHLIYLNNLPFLNEKNGVFYPTHLSQILPKEYLKAKKLAREVSLAEFELDGDEWRRLMNENAGVRLLEGGKKIRGEAATYYDKELLAATGKEFAKAGKSASAVIGKMKYPVMDHYLNWRLKELVKEGKLEARGELKTLKDYEIRQPGGGGESEAAAPETAENA from the coding sequence ATGATATTGCATATTGTATTCGGGCAGTCGAGCGTCGCCAACCTGAAAGCGGCCTTCGAGCTGGACCCGCAACTGGAAGGGGAGATTTTGAGTTACGAGGACGATCTGGCCGTGGGCCCGCTCTTCATCCTCGACACGCCAGACGGGCGCGTTGCGCGCCGCGACTGGTGGAACGCCCTGCAAGACATTACCCTGCCGCCGCCGGCAGAAGGGGAGCAGGTCCCCGTGCCGGAAGATCCCGTTCGCAGCCTCAAGGCACGCCTGCGCGAGGAAGAGGAACTGGTGATCTGGATATGGGCGGGCCAAAACCCGACCGACGTTTGCGGGTATTACTGGCTGATCAGTCAGCTCGACCGCTTTTCGGGCCGCATCCACCTCATCTATCTCAACAATCTGCCTTTCCTCAACGAGAAGAACGGCGTGTTTTACCCTACGCACCTCAGCCAGATATTGCCGAAAGAATACCTGAAGGCAAAAAAACTGGCGCGGGAAGTGTCGCTGGCAGAATTCGAGCTGGATGGCGACGAGTGGCGCCGGTTGATGAACGAGAACGCAGGGGTACGGCTGCTGGAAGGCGGAAAGAAGATCCGCGGAGAGGCGGCCACGTATTACGATAAAGAGCTGCTGGCTGCCACGGGCAAGGAGTTCGCGAAAGCGGGCAAATCGGCCTCGGCGGTGATCGGCAAAATGAAATATCCCGTGATGGACCATTACCTGAACTGGCGGTTGAAAGAACTGGTGAAGGAAGGGAAACTGGAAGCGCGCGGGGAGCTGAAGACATTAAAAGATTACGAGATCAGGCAACCGGGCGGCGGAGGAGAATCCGAAGCGGCAGCACCGGAAACCGCAGAAAATGCATAA
- a CDS encoding DNA gyrase/topoisomerase IV subunit A, whose protein sequence is MSNTQETPDESLHGAAHVDEKYKDWFLDYASYVILERAVPGVEDGLKPVQRRIMHAMKEMDDGRFNKVANVIGQTMQYHPHGDASISDAIVNLGQKELLIDMQGNWGDVRTGDDAAAARYIEARLSKFALEVAFNGKTTEWQLSYDGRKNEPLALPMKFPLLLAQGAEGIAVGLSTKILPHNFTELIDASIKYLRGKKFELYPDFLTGGMIDVANYNDGKRGGKVRVRAHIEEKDKKTLLIKDVPYGVTTTGLMDSIVKANDNGKIKIKKVIDNTAADVEIEVQLAPGISPDITIDALYAFTDCEVSISPNACVIVEDKPLFLGASDLLRRSVDFTKHLLQRELEIRLAELEEKWHYTSLEKIFFEKGIYKELEEKHKDWEAVLVAIDKGFTPYKKQLKREISREDIVKLTEKPVRRIYRLDINELNEQIKGIDADIKQVKHDLANLTDFAVAYFEGLLKKYGKGRERKTEIKTFDTIQQQSVAIANTKIYVNRADGFIGTSLKKDEFVADCSDIDNIIVFRRDGVMLVTKVSDKTFVGKDIIHVDVFRKNDERMTYNMIYTDGKTGYSLAKRFNVTGITRDKEYNLAKGEKGSKVHYFTANANGEAEVVTVKLSANCAAKKKEFDFYFETIPIKGRSSMGNVVTKWPIRSVKFKEKGVSTLSGLKIWYDDAVGRLNTDQRGVFVGSFEGEDKIVVFYKNGTYELTNFELTNRFDAEQAMYIEKFNPERIVSTVYFDADKKQYNVKRFKIETQTLNNKFSFIKEGAHNHVELVTTQAEPVVILRTGKKRDPEEEEISLHEAYEVTGWRTVGNKIAGDDFVNIELITEDEEAEQEEDDAGNVQGELF, encoded by the coding sequence ATGAGCAATACACAAGAAACACCGGACGAATCACTGCATGGCGCAGCGCACGTAGACGAGAAATACAAGGACTGGTTCCTGGACTACGCCTCGTACGTTATCCTGGAGCGCGCGGTGCCTGGCGTGGAAGACGGGCTCAAACCCGTTCAGCGCCGCATCATGCACGCCATGAAGGAAATGGACGACGGGCGTTTCAACAAGGTGGCCAACGTGATCGGGCAAACTATGCAGTACCACCCGCATGGAGACGCCTCCATCAGCGACGCCATCGTGAACCTCGGTCAGAAAGAACTGCTGATCGATATGCAGGGCAACTGGGGCGACGTGCGCACGGGCGACGATGCCGCCGCCGCCAGGTACATCGAGGCTCGCCTTTCGAAATTTGCGCTGGAAGTTGCTTTCAACGGCAAAACCACCGAATGGCAGCTGAGCTACGACGGTCGTAAGAACGAGCCGCTCGCACTGCCGATGAAATTCCCCCTGCTGCTCGCACAGGGCGCGGAAGGCATCGCCGTGGGCCTCAGCACCAAAATCCTCCCGCATAACTTCACCGAACTGATAGACGCCTCCATCAAATATCTCCGCGGAAAGAAATTCGAGCTGTATCCCGATTTTCTCACCGGCGGCATGATCGACGTGGCCAACTACAACGACGGTAAACGCGGCGGGAAAGTCCGCGTCCGCGCCCATATCGAGGAGAAAGACAAGAAGACCCTCCTCATCAAGGACGTACCGTATGGCGTTACCACCACCGGCCTCATGGATTCCATCGTGAAAGCCAATGACAACGGCAAGATCAAGATCAAGAAAGTGATCGACAATACCGCCGCCGATGTGGAGATCGAAGTGCAGCTGGCACCCGGTATTTCGCCGGACATCACCATCGACGCGTTGTACGCCTTCACGGACTGCGAAGTGTCCATCTCCCCGAACGCCTGCGTGATCGTCGAAGACAAGCCCCTTTTCCTCGGGGCTTCCGACCTGCTGCGGCGCTCAGTCGATTTCACGAAACACCTCCTGCAACGGGAACTCGAGATCCGCCTCGCCGAGCTCGAAGAAAAATGGCACTACACTTCCCTCGAAAAAATCTTCTTCGAAAAAGGGATCTACAAAGAGCTGGAAGAAAAACATAAAGACTGGGAAGCCGTACTGGTAGCCATCGACAAGGGATTCACGCCCTACAAGAAGCAACTCAAGCGCGAAATTTCCCGCGAAGATATCGTGAAGCTCACCGAAAAACCGGTGCGCCGCATCTACCGCCTCGATATCAACGAACTGAACGAACAGATCAAAGGCATCGACGCCGATATCAAACAGGTAAAGCACGACCTCGCCAACCTGACCGATTTCGCGGTAGCTTACTTCGAAGGCCTCCTGAAAAAATACGGTAAAGGCCGCGAACGGAAAACCGAGATCAAAACCTTCGATACCATCCAGCAACAATCCGTCGCCATCGCCAACACCAAAATATACGTGAACCGGGCAGACGGGTTCATCGGCACCTCGCTCAAAAAGGACGAGTTCGTGGCCGATTGCTCCGATATCGACAATATCATCGTTTTTCGCCGCGACGGCGTGATGCTGGTCACCAAAGTGTCCGACAAAACATTCGTCGGCAAAGACATCATTCATGTGGACGTGTTCCGCAAGAACGATGAGCGCATGACCTACAACATGATCTACACCGACGGCAAAACCGGTTACAGCCTGGCCAAACGCTTCAACGTTACCGGTATCACCCGCGACAAGGAATATAATCTCGCCAAAGGCGAAAAAGGCTCCAAAGTGCATTATTTCACCGCAAACGCCAACGGCGAAGCGGAAGTGGTAACGGTGAAGCTCAGCGCCAATTGCGCCGCCAAGAAGAAGGAATTCGATTTCTATTTCGAGACCATTCCCATCAAAGGCCGCAGCTCCATGGGCAACGTGGTGACCAAATGGCCCATCCGCTCCGTGAAGTTCAAAGAGAAAGGCGTTTCCACCCTCAGCGGACTGAAAATCTGGTACGATGATGCCGTGGGCCGCCTGAACACCGACCAGCGCGGGGTGTTCGTAGGCTCGTTCGAAGGGGAAGACAAGATCGTCGTGTTTTACAAAAACGGGACGTACGAACTGACGAACTTCGAGCTGACGAACCGGTTCGATGCGGAACAGGCCATGTACATCGAGAAATTCAACCCGGAAAGGATCGTTTCCACCGTATATTTCGATGCAGACAAGAAGCAGTATAACGTAAAACGCTTCAAGATCGAAACGCAGACCCTCAACAACAAGTTCTCCTTCATCAAGGAAGGCGCCCATAACCATGTAGAGCTGGTGACCACACAGGCAGAGCCCGTCGTGATCCTCCGGACAGGCAAGAAGCGCGACCCCGAAGAAGAAGAAATCTCCCTCCACGAAGCCTATGAAGTGACCGGCTGGCGCACCGTAGGTAACAAGATCGCCGGAGACGATTTCGTGAACATCGAGCTCATCACCGAAGACGAAGAAGCCGAACAGGAAGAGGATGACGCCGGGAATGTACAGGGCGAATTATTCTGA
- a CDS encoding glycosyltransferase, translating into MAAPQKIVIIGPAHPIRGGLAAFNERLARELIAQGHEVEIHTFSFQYPGFMFPGKEQYTSAPAPAGLRIKRSVHSLNPLNWRKTGLAIRRQRPDMVIVAFWMPLMAMSLGSLARIIRKNGHSRIVGLVHNLIPHEKRPGDAALTKYFVNSCHAFITLSREVLSDIRRLTDKPAAFAPHPVYDHFGDTLPAPEARRHLGLDEQGKYLLFFGFIRHYKGLDLLLQAMADPRIRAIGDLKLVVAGEFYEDRKKYEPLIGDNVKIVSDFIPDADVKYYFSAADLIVQPYRTATQSGISQMAYHFEKPMLVTHVGGLPEIVPDGKAGYVVTPDATAIADGILRFLEQPAGRFNAFIREQKGLYSWGHFVKTLESLQ; encoded by the coding sequence ATGGCTGCTCCGCAGAAAATCGTCATCATCGGGCCCGCCCACCCTATACGGGGAGGGCTTGCTGCTTTCAACGAGCGGCTGGCGCGTGAGCTCATCGCGCAGGGGCACGAGGTGGAGATCCATACGTTCTCTTTTCAGTATCCCGGGTTCATGTTCCCCGGGAAGGAACAATATACTTCGGCGCCCGCTCCTGCCGGGCTTCGCATCAAACGCAGCGTACATTCCCTCAACCCGCTGAACTGGCGGAAAACGGGGCTCGCCATCCGCAGGCAACGGCCAGACATGGTGATCGTTGCATTCTGGATGCCCCTCATGGCCATGAGCCTCGGCAGCCTGGCGCGCATTATCCGCAAGAACGGGCATTCCCGCATCGTGGGGCTGGTACATAACCTCATCCCCCACGAGAAACGGCCGGGCGATGCCGCGCTCACCAAATATTTCGTGAACAGCTGCCACGCGTTCATCACCCTCAGCCGCGAAGTGCTGAGCGATATCCGCCGGCTCACCGATAAACCCGCCGCATTCGCGCCCCATCCCGTGTACGACCATTTCGGCGATACGCTCCCGGCCCCGGAAGCGCGCCGCCATCTCGGTCTGGACGAGCAAGGCAAATACCTCCTGTTTTTCGGGTTCATCCGGCATTACAAGGGGCTCGACCTCTTGTTGCAGGCCATGGCCGATCCGCGCATTCGCGCCATCGGCGACCTGAAGCTCGTGGTAGCCGGGGAATTCTACGAAGACCGGAAGAAATACGAACCACTCATCGGCGACAACGTGAAAATCGTCAGCGATTTCATCCCGGACGCCGACGTGAAATATTACTTCTCCGCGGCCGACCTCATCGTCCAGCCCTACCGTACCGCCACGCAAAGCGGCATCTCGCAGATGGCTTACCATTTCGAAAAGCCCATGCTGGTAACCCATGTGGGCGGCCTCCCGGAAATTGTGCCGGACGGAAAGGCGGGATATGTCGTAACACCTGATGCAACGGCCATTGCAGACGGTATCCTCCGGTTCCTGGAGCAACCGGCCGGCCGCTTCAACGCCTTTATCCGGGAGCAAAAGGGGCTATATTCCTGGGGCCATTTCGTAAAAACGCTCGAATCCCTGCAATAA